A DNA window from Enterobacter cloacae subsp. cloacae ATCC 13047 contains the following coding sequences:
- the ureC gene encoding urease subunit alpha, with protein sequence MAEISRQAYADMFGPTTGDKVRLADSELWIEVENDLTVYGEEVKFGGGKVIRDGMGQGQMTADDCVDLVLTNALIVDHWGIVKADIGVKNGRIFAVGKAGNPDIQPGVTIPIGAATEAIAAEGKIVTAGGIDTHIHWICPQQAEEALVSGVTTMIGGGTGPAAGTNATTCTPGPWYIARMLQAADTLPVNIGLLGKGNGSNPDALREQIAAGAIGLKIHEDWGATPAAINCSLEVAEEMDIQVALHSDTLNESGFVEDTLAAIGGRTIHTFHTEGAGGGHAPDIITACAHPNILPSSTNPTLPYTVNTIDEHLDMLMVCHHLDPDIAEDVAFAESRIRRETIAAEDVLHDIGAFSLTSSDSQAMGRVGEVILRTWQVAHRMKVQRGALPEETGDNDNFRVKRYIAKYTINPALTHGIAHEVGSIEAGKLADLVVWSPAFFGVKPATIVKGGMIACAPMGDINASIPTPQPVHYRPMFGALGAARHATRLTFVSQAADAQGITQQLNLQSATAVVKGCRTVKKADMIHNGLQPNITVDSQTYEVRVDGELITSEPADVLPMAQRYFLF encoded by the coding sequence ATGGCTGAGATTTCGCGCCAGGCTTATGCCGATATGTTCGGCCCCACCACCGGCGATAAAGTGCGTTTAGCCGACAGCGAGCTGTGGATCGAAGTCGAAAACGATCTCACCGTCTACGGCGAAGAGGTCAAATTCGGCGGCGGGAAAGTGATCCGCGACGGTATGGGCCAGGGGCAGATGACCGCGGATGACTGCGTGGATCTGGTGCTGACTAACGCGTTGATTGTCGATCACTGGGGGATCGTGAAAGCGGATATCGGCGTGAAGAACGGGCGGATCTTTGCCGTTGGCAAAGCCGGTAACCCGGACATTCAGCCCGGGGTGACGATCCCGATCGGTGCCGCCACAGAAGCGATCGCCGCCGAAGGAAAGATCGTCACCGCTGGCGGGATCGACACTCACATCCACTGGATCTGCCCGCAGCAGGCCGAAGAGGCGCTGGTTTCCGGCGTCACGACGATGATCGGCGGCGGCACTGGTCCCGCGGCAGGGACCAACGCCACCACCTGCACGCCGGGGCCGTGGTATATCGCCCGCATGCTGCAGGCTGCCGATACCCTGCCAGTGAATATCGGCCTGCTGGGTAAAGGCAACGGTTCTAACCCGGATGCCCTGCGCGAGCAGATAGCCGCCGGGGCCATCGGGCTTAAGATCCACGAAGACTGGGGCGCGACGCCTGCGGCCATCAACTGCTCGCTGGAAGTGGCGGAAGAGATGGATATTCAGGTGGCGCTGCACAGCGACACACTGAACGAATCCGGTTTCGTCGAAGACACGCTGGCAGCCATCGGCGGGCGCACCATCCATACCTTCCACACGGAAGGGGCCGGTGGCGGCCACGCGCCGGATATTATTACCGCCTGTGCGCACCCGAATATTCTGCCCTCCTCCACCAACCCGACCCTGCCCTATACGGTTAATACCATCGATGAACATCTCGATATGCTGATGGTCTGCCACCACCTCGACCCGGATATCGCCGAGGATGTGGCTTTTGCCGAATCGCGTATTCGCCGGGAAACCATCGCTGCGGAAGATGTGCTGCACGATATCGGCGCATTCTCGCTGACCTCCTCTGATTCCCAGGCGATGGGCCGCGTGGGCGAAGTGATTCTCCGCACCTGGCAGGTGGCGCACCGCATGAAGGTGCAGCGCGGCGCACTGCCGGAAGAGACTGGCGATAACGACAACTTTCGCGTGAAGCGCTACATCGCCAAATACACCATTAACCCGGCGCTGACGCACGGTATCGCCCATGAAGTGGGCTCCATCGAAGCGGGTAAGCTGGCGGATTTAGTGGTCTGGTCCCCGGCATTCTTTGGCGTGAAACCCGCCACCATCGTTAAGGGTGGGATGATTGCCTGCGCTCCGATGGGGGATATCAACGCCTCGATTCCCACGCCGCAACCGGTCCATTATCGTCCGATGTTTGGCGCACTGGGTGCTGCGCGTCACGCCACCCGGCTGACGTTTGTCTCGCAGGCTGCGGACGCGCAGGGGATAACGCAACAGCTCAACCTGCAGAGCGCCACGGCGGTGGTCAAAGGCTGCCGCACGGTGAAAAAGGCCGACATGATCCACAACGGCCTGCAGCCAAATATCACCGTCGATTCGCAAACCTATGAAGTGCGCGTCGACGGCGAACTGATAACCAGCGAACCGGCTGACGTTCTGCCGATGGCGCAACGCTATTTCCTGTTTTGA
- the ureE gene encoding urease accessory protein UreE: protein MIYLTQRLDHAHPITASVTLPIDVRVKSRARVALNDGREAGLMLPRGLLLRGGDLLCNKDGSEVIEVIAAPESVSVVRCDDPFLLARACYHLGNRHVPLQIMPGELRYHHDHVLDDMLRQFGLAVTFASLPFEPEAGAYTSEAHSHSHSHAHSH from the coding sequence ATGATCTATTTAACCCAACGCCTGGACCATGCGCATCCGATTACCGCCAGCGTCACGCTGCCGATTGACGTGCGGGTGAAAAGCCGTGCCCGCGTGGCGCTGAATGACGGGCGCGAAGCCGGGCTCATGCTGCCGCGCGGTTTACTGTTGCGCGGCGGCGACCTGCTCTGTAACAAAGACGGCAGCGAAGTCATCGAAGTGATTGCCGCCCCGGAGTCCGTCTCCGTGGTGCGCTGCGACGATCCGTTCCTCCTCGCCCGCGCCTGCTATCACCTGGGCAACCGCCACGTGCCGCTGCAAATCATGCCCGGCGAGTTGCGCTATCACCACGATCACGTCCTCGACGACATGCTGCGCCAGTTTGGGCTGGCGGTCACCTTCGCCAGCCTGCCGTTTGAACCTGAAGCGGGGGCCTACACCAGCGAGGCCCACAGCCATAGCCACTCTCACGCTCATTCACATTAA
- a CDS encoding urease accessory protein UreF, with product MELARQRLRLMQLSSSSLPVGSFTWSQGLEWAVETGWVTDAEAFKNWQTLQMEQSFFCVDLPLFARLYRACEEGDLAAAKRWTSYLLACRETRELREEERNRGAAFTRLIKSWEPDCPPLWQPLFMQSQLSGMAWLGVRWGISAHELALSLGYSWIESAVMAGVKLVPFGQQAAQQLIIELSDHFAAGFEQAFLRDDEALGAATPLSAIASARHETQYSRLFRS from the coding sequence ATGGAACTCGCCCGCCAGCGGCTGCGTCTGATGCAGCTCTCCAGTAGCAGCCTGCCGGTCGGGTCGTTTACCTGGTCGCAGGGGCTGGAGTGGGCCGTCGAGACAGGCTGGGTTACCGACGCAGAGGCGTTCAAAAACTGGCAAACCCTGCAGATGGAGCAGAGCTTTTTCTGCGTCGACCTGCCGCTTTTTGCCCGGCTCTACCGGGCCTGTGAAGAGGGCGATCTGGCGGCAGCAAAACGCTGGACGTCATACCTGCTTGCCTGTCGGGAAACCCGTGAACTGCGGGAAGAAGAACGCAATCGCGGCGCCGCCTTTACGCGGCTCATCAAAAGCTGGGAGCCGGACTGCCCGCCCCTCTGGCAGCCGCTGTTTATGCAAAGCCAGCTCAGCGGCATGGCGTGGCTTGGCGTGCGTTGGGGTATTAGCGCGCACGAGCTGGCCCTGAGTCTGGGCTACAGCTGGATTGAGAGCGCGGTAATGGCCGGCGTCAAGCTGGTACCGTTTGGGCAACAGGCCGCACAACAGCTGATTATCGAACTCAGCGACCATTTTGCCGCCGGGTTTGAACAGGCATTTTTACGTGACGATGAGGCACTGGGCGCGGCGACGCCGCTTTCCGCCATCGCCTCTGCCCGCCACGAAACACAATATTCACGGTTATTCCGTTCCTGA
- the ureG gene encoding urease accessory protein UreG, producing the protein MADYKHPLRVGVGGPVGSGKTALLEALCKAMRDTYHLAVVTNDIYTKEDQRILTEAGALEPERIVGVETGGCPHTAIREDASMNLAAVEALSEKFGNLDLIFVESGGDNLSATFSPELADLTIYVIDVAEGEKIPRKGGPGITKSDFLVINKTDLAPYVGASLEVMARDTNRMRGERPWTFTNLKAGDGLATIIAFLEEKGMLRI; encoded by the coding sequence ATGGCTGATTACAAACATCCCCTGCGCGTTGGCGTGGGCGGCCCGGTCGGTTCGGGCAAAACCGCGCTGCTGGAAGCGCTCTGCAAGGCGATGCGCGATACGTATCATCTGGCGGTGGTGACGAATGATATCTACACCAAAGAGGATCAACGCATTCTGACCGAAGCGGGCGCGCTTGAGCCGGAGCGCATTGTGGGCGTAGAGACGGGCGGCTGCCCGCACACCGCCATTCGCGAAGATGCCTCGATGAACCTGGCCGCGGTGGAAGCGCTCAGCGAGAAGTTCGGCAATCTGGATCTGATCTTCGTCGAAAGCGGCGGCGATAACCTGAGCGCGACCTTCAGCCCGGAGCTGGCGGATCTGACGATCTACGTGATCGACGTCGCCGAAGGGGAGAAGATCCCGCGCAAGGGCGGGCCAGGGATCACCAAATCCGATTTTCTGGTGATCAACAAAACCGATCTCGCGCCGTACGTGGGTGCCTCGCTGGAGGTGATGGCGCGCGACACTAACCGCATGCGCGGCGAGCGTCCGTGGACCTTTACCAACCTGAAAGCGGGTGACGGTCTGGCAACGATTATTGCGTTT